In Roseovarius indicus, one genomic interval encodes:
- a CDS encoding ABC transporter substrate-binding protein, which translates to MRWGYKSLAVSALAIALGSQAFASDSDIVWARDGDIDSLDPHRATSTLSRQVWYQIYDSLLEFADDGSVVPNLAESWDVSDDGTEITFALHDDIVCHDGTPFNADDVVWTAERALFSDNPSLTKASWGNVTSVDKIDELTVKFVLETPFGAFVPFMADQFTSMLCDSNAEADDFGTGSAIGTGPWKLASWTKGSEIVLDANPDYVNRGRPVDNPGAPKADRLVVRTMPEGQTRVAGLRTGELNVIVPPIQEVKSLQEDEAVEVHVAQGTGQNMFLQFAVNRPPFNDARARRAVSHAIDKDMAIKVVYGDLVERQYCPVSRGVFGNDPEFCQQYDQDYDPEKAKELLAELGYGPNNPMEVILATWTGDNRERMLQMLQNQLKQVGIDASIEVMDIGTLNARDTQENNKAEGPGYMDLMGWTWFDPDLLYLLWHSPGAYEGFHTPELDKILEATRTTVDPAEREKVVKEAFKILLEEAGQVPIYTPGWLWLYAVSADTPGFKIGPFNRAQFSAMEAS; encoded by the coding sequence ATGAGATGGGGATATAAATCCTTGGCGGTCAGCGCGTTGGCGATCGCGCTTGGGTCCCAGGCCTTCGCCTCGGACTCGGACATCGTCTGGGCGCGGGACGGCGATATCGACTCACTCGATCCGCACCGCGCGACCTCGACCCTTTCGCGGCAGGTCTGGTACCAGATCTACGACTCGCTCCTCGAGTTCGCCGACGACGGATCGGTCGTGCCCAATCTCGCCGAAAGCTGGGACGTCTCCGACGACGGGACCGAGATCACGTTCGCGCTTCACGACGACATCGTCTGCCACGACGGCACGCCCTTCAACGCCGATGACGTTGTGTGGACCGCGGAAAGGGCGCTCTTCAGCGACAACCCGAGCCTCACGAAGGCGAGTTGGGGGAACGTCACCTCGGTCGACAAGATCGACGAACTGACGGTGAAATTCGTCCTTGAGACGCCCTTCGGCGCGTTCGTGCCCTTCATGGCCGACCAGTTCACCTCGATGCTGTGCGACAGCAACGCCGAGGCCGACGACTTCGGCACCGGCTCGGCGATCGGCACGGGACCGTGGAAGCTCGCCTCGTGGACCAAGGGGTCGGAGATCGTGCTGGATGCCAACCCCGACTACGTCAACCGCGGCCGCCCCGTCGACAATCCCGGCGCGCCCAAGGCCGACCGGCTGGTCGTGCGCACCATGCCCGAAGGCCAGACCCGTGTGGCCGGTCTGCGCACCGGCGAGCTGAATGTCATCGTGCCGCCGATTCAGGAAGTGAAGTCGCTTCAGGAGGACGAGGCCGTCGAGGTTCACGTGGCGCAGGGCACCGGCCAGAACATGTTCCTGCAGTTCGCGGTGAACCGCCCGCCCTTCAACGATGCCCGCGCCCGCCGCGCGGTCAGCCACGCGATCGACAAGGACATGGCGATCAAGGTCGTCTACGGCGATCTCGTGGAGCGGCAGTATTGCCCCGTTTCGCGCGGCGTCTTCGGCAACGATCCCGAATTCTGCCAGCAATACGACCAGGACTACGACCCCGAGAAGGCCAAGGAGCTTCTCGCCGAGCTTGGATACGGTCCCAACAACCCGATGGAGGTGATCCTCGCCACCTGGACCGGCGACAACCGCGAGCGGATGCTTCAGATGCTTCAGAACCAGCTCAAGCAGGTCGGCATCGACGCCTCGATCGAGGTGATGGACATCGGTACGCTGAACGCGCGCGACACGCAGGAGAACAACAAGGCCGAGGGACCAGGCTACATGGATCTCATGGGCTGGACGTGGTTCGATCCGGACCTTCTCTATCTGCTTTGGCATTCGCCGGGCGCCTACGAAGGCTTCCACACGCCCGAGCTCGACAAGATCCTCGAGGCCACGCGCACGACGGTCGATCCGGCCGAGCGCGAGAAGGTGGTCAAGGAGGCCTTCAAGATCCTGCTCGAGGAAGCCGGCCAGGTGCCGATCTACACCCCCGGCTGGCTGTGGCTCTACGCCGTCTCGGCCGACACGCCGGGCTTCAAGATCGGGCCGTTCAACCGCGCCCAGTTCAGCGCGATGGAAGCCTCCTGA
- a CDS encoding ABC transporter permease, with product MARFLVQRLLAALLTIFVTTVAVSMLIHLVPGDPVQIMYAQSQGTTPEQLEAVRERLGLDRPLVEQYISYLGRILQGDLGVTIRGEQPVLELLLLRLPNTLILAASALVIASAIGLTFGFIAAYKRGTWLDTTLMTTAILGVSMPHFWLGLILLFYFAVQLGWFPVAGTGFANLVLPALTLGLTNAAIIARLTRSSMIDIFDQDFVRTAHAKGLPKAVVLYRHALRAGLVPIVTMMGLQFTYMMGGAIVVENVFGWNGVGRMAIQAIFQRDYPLIQGFILMFAIVVVLVSILMDVIYALLDPRIRH from the coding sequence ATGGCCCGTTTCCTCGTCCAGCGCCTTCTTGCCGCTCTGCTGACGATCTTCGTCACCACCGTCGCGGTCTCGATGCTGATCCACCTCGTGCCGGGCGACCCGGTGCAGATCATGTACGCCCAGAGCCAGGGCACCACGCCCGAACAGCTTGAAGCGGTGCGCGAGCGTCTCGGCCTCGATCGGCCGCTTGTGGAACAGTACATCTCCTATCTCGGGCGCATCCTGCAGGGCGATCTGGGCGTCACGATCCGCGGCGAGCAGCCGGTGCTGGAGCTTCTTCTCCTGCGTCTTCCCAACACGCTGATCCTCGCCGCGTCTGCGCTTGTCATCGCCTCGGCCATCGGGCTGACCTTCGGGTTCATCGCCGCCTACAAACGGGGCACGTGGCTGGACACGACGCTCATGACGACAGCGATCCTCGGGGTCTCGATGCCGCATTTCTGGCTGGGTTTGATCCTTCTGTTCTATTTCGCGGTGCAACTCGGCTGGTTTCCAGTGGCCGGTACGGGGTTTGCGAACCTCGTCCTGCCGGCGCTGACGCTGGGGCTGACCAACGCGGCCATCATCGCGCGGCTCACGCGGTCATCGATGATCGACATCTTCGATCAGGACTTCGTCCGGACGGCGCATGCGAAGGGCCTGCCGAAGGCGGTCGTCCTTTACCGACACGCGCTTCGCGCCGGGCTGGTGCCGATCGTCACGATGATGGGCCTGCAGTTCACCTACATGATGGGCGGCGCGATCGTGGTCGAGAACGTCTTTGGCTGGAACGGGGTCGGCCGCATGGCGATCCAGGCGATCTTCCAGCGCGACTATCCGCTGATCCAGGGCTTCATCCTGATGTTCGCCATCGTGGTGGTGCTGGTCTCGATCCTGATGGACGTGATTTATGCGCTGCTCGATCCGCGGATCCGGCACTGA
- the nikC gene encoding nickel transporter permease: protein MQDRVKAAVDLAATVGDGAPRRGNFGRRMLAVLGATTANRGARVGLVLVLVLIFTALFAPWIAPYGPDQMGAGMSLSPPSADHWFGTDEFGRDMFSRVVYGARLTIQVGVIAVGISLTVGTLMGLVAGYARGWTERLLMRLVDVVFSFTETLIALAAVAVLGPSLTNAMIAVGIAAIPFYARIAYSVTLVERNKAYFDAAYVAGAGHMRLIFVHLLPNIVPPLIVVATLGVSSAVLAAAGLSFLGLGAQPPSPEWGAMLSAGRDYFTQASWIMIYPGLAIMITVLAFNLLGDGIREALDPRQKAKR, encoded by the coding sequence ATGCAGGACCGGGTGAAAGCCGCAGTCGACCTTGCCGCAACCGTCGGAGACGGCGCCCCCCGCCGTGGCAACTTCGGCCGACGGATGTTGGCCGTCCTCGGCGCGACGACGGCCAACAGGGGGGCGCGGGTCGGTCTCGTCCTCGTGCTCGTCCTCATCTTCACGGCGCTCTTCGCCCCCTGGATCGCGCCCTACGGGCCGGATCAGATGGGCGCGGGGATGAGCCTCTCGCCGCCCTCGGCCGACCATTGGTTCGGCACCGACGAGTTTGGCCGCGACATGTTCAGCCGGGTCGTCTACGGCGCGCGCCTGACGATTCAGGTCGGGGTGATCGCGGTCGGAATCTCGCTGACGGTTGGCACACTCATGGGCCTCGTGGCCGGCTATGCGCGGGGCTGGACCGAGCGGTTGCTCATGCGCCTCGTCGACGTGGTTTTTTCCTTTACCGAGACGCTCATAGCGCTCGCCGCGGTTGCGGTGCTCGGGCCGAGCCTGACCAACGCCATGATCGCCGTCGGCATCGCCGCGATTCCATTCTATGCGAGGATCGCCTATTCCGTGACGCTGGTGGAGCGGAATAAGGCCTATTTCGATGCGGCCTACGTCGCGGGCGCCGGGCACATGCGGCTCATCTTCGTCCACCTGCTTCCCAACATCGTGCCACCGCTGATCGTCGTCGCGACCCTCGGTGTCTCGTCGGCGGTGCTTGCGGCCGCCGGGCTCAGCTTCCTCGGCCTCGGCGCCCAGCCGCCGTCGCCGGAATGGGGCGCGATGCTGTCGGCGGGACGCGACTACTTCACCCAGGCGTCCTGGATCATGATCTATCCCGGCCTCGCGATCATGATTACCGTGCTGGCGTTCAATCTTCTGGGCGACGGCATCCGCGAGGCGCTCGACCCCCGGCAGAAGGCGAAGCGATGA
- a CDS encoding ABC transporter ATP-binding protein translates to MTDMAETERTASATATGETVLSVQNLSTEFRSRKGSVRAVDGMSLDLRKGEILSIVGESGSGKSVTSLSIMGLLPYPAGHIAGGRILFEGRDLVTLPDREMRKLRGAGLSMVFQEPLTSLNPVLSIGRQMTEGIMQHLGVGKAEAEKRAIKMMRRVSIPAPEARLKDYPHQYSGGMLQRIMIAIAMSCDPRVLIADEPTTALDVTIQAQILELMRELRDRTGASIVLITHDMGVVAEMADRVIVMYCGRKVEEGRVEKVFAKPKHPYTLGLLGSLPVLGHAGPVGDAELAEIPGVVPALDALPPGCRFSDRCRFATDRCRAEGPPFEEAEPGHFSACWHWDELEGRI, encoded by the coding sequence ATGACCGATATGGCCGAGACGGAGCGCACAGCTTCCGCGACGGCGACGGGCGAGACGGTCTTGTCCGTGCAGAACCTGTCGACCGAGTTCCGGAGCCGGAAGGGCAGCGTGCGCGCCGTCGACGGCATGTCCTTAGACCTCAGAAAGGGCGAGATTCTCTCGATCGTGGGAGAATCCGGGTCCGGTAAGAGCGTCACCTCGCTGTCGATCATGGGCCTTCTGCCCTATCCGGCGGGCCACATCGCCGGGGGACGGATCCTCTTCGAAGGCCGGGATCTGGTGACGCTGCCGGACCGGGAGATGCGGAAGCTTCGCGGTGCGGGTCTGTCGATGGTCTTCCAGGAGCCTCTGACCTCGCTCAACCCGGTCCTCTCGATCGGGCGGCAGATGACCGAAGGCATCATGCAGCACCTCGGCGTGGGCAAGGCCGAAGCCGAGAAGCGCGCCATAAAGATGATGCGCCGCGTCAGCATTCCCGCACCCGAGGCGCGGCTGAAGGATTATCCTCACCAGTACTCCGGCGGCATGCTTCAGCGGATCATGATCGCGATCGCCATGTCCTGCGATCCGCGCGTCCTGATCGCGGACGAGCCGACGACCGCGCTCGACGTGACCATCCAGGCCCAGATCCTGGAACTGATGCGGGAGTTGCGCGACCGCACAGGCGCTTCGATCGTGCTGATCACGCATGACATGGGCGTCGTGGCCGAAATGGCCGATCGGGTGATCGTGATGTACTGCGGCCGGAAGGTCGAGGAAGGACGCGTGGAGAAGGTCTTCGCCAAGCCGAAACATCCCTACACGCTCGGCCTGCTCGGCTCGCTTCCGGTACTGGGCCATGCGGGGCCCGTCGGGGACGCGGAACTTGCGGAGATCCCCGGGGTGGTCCCCGCGCTCGACGCGCTGCCGCCCGGCTGCCGCTTCTCGGACCGCTGCCGTTTCGCGACCGACAGATGCCGCGCCGAGGGTCCGCCTTTCGAAGAGGCCGAACCCGGACATTTCAGTGCGTGCTGGCACTGGGACGAACTGGAAGGCCGGATATGA
- a CDS encoding ABC transporter ATP-binding protein — translation MTDAPILELDALVKRFPVKGGLFGPKKFLAAVNGVSLQIRPGETLALVGESGCGKSTVGKTIMKLHDPTEGRILIDGYDIAPLSRSGMKPIWRKVQTIFQDPFASLNPRMTAGAIVGEPLTIHGLASGADKDRIVAETFRKVGLRPDQMSRFAHEFSGGQRQRLSIARALVTEPDLIIADEPVSALDVSIQASVINLLIRLQKEMGLAMLFISHDMSVVEHISHRVAVMYLGRLVESGPRDRIFRAPQHPYTQALLSAVPVADPALRNRERIVLKGDVPSPIDPPSGCPFRTRCPLAEDVCATAMPETRAVAPGHGVACHVRARELAA, via the coding sequence ATGACCGACGCTCCGATCCTCGAACTCGACGCGCTGGTGAAGCGCTTTCCGGTCAAAGGCGGCCTGTTCGGCCCGAAGAAGTTCCTTGCGGCCGTCAACGGCGTCTCGCTGCAGATCCGGCCCGGCGAGACCCTGGCTCTGGTCGGCGAGTCGGGCTGCGGCAAGTCCACCGTGGGCAAGACGATCATGAAGCTCCACGACCCGACCGAAGGACGCATCCTGATCGACGGGTACGATATCGCGCCGCTGTCGCGGTCGGGCATGAAGCCGATCTGGCGCAAGGTGCAGACGATCTTTCAGGATCCGTTCGCGTCGCTCAACCCGCGCATGACGGCCGGCGCGATCGTCGGTGAGCCGCTGACGATCCACGGCCTGGCCTCCGGTGCCGACAAGGACCGGATCGTCGCCGAGACGTTTCGCAAGGTGGGTCTTCGGCCCGACCAGATGAGCCGCTTCGCGCATGAGTTCTCGGGCGGCCAGCGGCAGCGGCTCTCGATCGCCCGCGCTCTGGTGACCGAACCCGATCTTATCATCGCCGACGAGCCGGTGTCGGCGCTCGACGTGTCGATCCAGGCGTCCGTCATCAATCTGCTGATCCGGCTGCAAAAGGAGATGGGCCTGGCCATGCTGTTCATTTCGCACGACATGAGCGTGGTGGAGCATATCAGCCACCGCGTTGCGGTCATGTACCTTGGCAGGTTGGTGGAGAGCGGCCCGCGCGACAGGATCTTCCGTGCTCCGCAGCATCCCTATACGCAGGCGCTTCTATCCGCCGTTCCCGTCGCCGATCCCGCCTTGCGCAACCGGGAGCGGATCGTGCTGAAGGGGGATGTTCCGAGCCCCATCGATCCCCCCTCCGGCTGCCCATTCCGGACCCGCTGCCCGCTTGCCGAGGACGTTTGCGCGACGGCCATGCCCGAGACCCGCGCCGTTGCGCCGGGACATGGCGTGGCCTGCCACGTCCGTGCGCGCGAGCTGGCGGCATGA
- a CDS encoding DUF6963 family protein, whose translation MTVGIGAAGPNAGLAVFRALAAAEAVGDGAIGGFAVFAALTADGRLFRAETQRGGTATLFTEGETTGTPPPAQVATAPFAALMSSGPDRPEPLFQFLAASETGLVTGHRLPNTPGPDGRPVNEAVLRAMAEGRSAEEALDLVLERAPLIDAGMIALGPRRGLAARNSQLVAARPDLGSAMFNAEGASVAVLHNAITPAAELAPLVAAVALGVMAPPHAIAGHAVVRAGTPLAGGDAHRVILGPDGVATLVETTDPLILSGRHVCAAIYLGALVVREGTLLGRTVMEPNVLVEDGRILRMSGKDEVRIPYARAE comes from the coding sequence ATGACGGTCGGGATCGGTGCCGCCGGGCCCAATGCCGGGCTGGCCGTCTTCCGCGCGCTCGCCGCAGCCGAGGCTGTGGGCGACGGCGCCATCGGCGGCTTCGCCGTTTTTGCGGCACTGACGGCAGACGGTCGGCTCTTCCGTGCCGAGACGCAGCGCGGTGGCACCGCGACCCTTTTCACCGAGGGCGAGACCACCGGAACGCCGCCGCCGGCGCAGGTCGCGACGGCCCCCTTTGCCGCGCTGATGTCGAGCGGGCCAGACCGGCCCGAGCCGCTTTTCCAGTTTCTTGCGGCCTCGGAGACCGGGCTTGTCACCGGGCACCGCCTGCCGAACACGCCGGGGCCGGACGGACGCCCGGTGAACGAGGCGGTCCTTCGGGCGATGGCGGAGGGACGGAGCGCGGAAGAAGCGCTGGACCTGGTTCTGGAGCGCGCCCCCCTGATCGACGCGGGGATGATCGCGCTTGGACCCCGCCGGGGACTTGCCGCGCGGAACAGCCAGCTTGTCGCCGCACGGCCGGACCTCGGCAGCGCGATGTTCAATGCCGAAGGGGCATCGGTGGCCGTCCTTCACAACGCGATCACGCCGGCTGCGGAACTTGCTCCGCTCGTCGCCGCCGTGGCCCTCGGTGTCATGGCGCCGCCGCATGCCATCGCGGGTCACGCGGTGGTGCGGGCCGGCACGCCGCTGGCCGGCGGCGACGCCCACCGTGTCATCCTTGGACCCGACGGCGTCGCGACACTGGTCGAAACGACGGACCCGCTGATCCTCTCCGGCCGGCACGTCTGCGCCGCGATCTATCTGGGCGCCCTCGTCGTGAGGGAGGGGACGCTGCTTGGCCGGACCGTGATGGAGCCGAACGTGCTGGTCGAAGACGGCCGCATCCTGCGCATGAGCGGGAAGGACGAGGTTCGCATCCCCTACGCGCGGGCGGAGTAG
- the argE gene encoding acetylornithine deacetylase — protein sequence METGKILERLIAFPSVFTSEDYTAITDYAISLLAPLGIACHRIEAPGGGRAGLFAATGPAGPGGIMLSAHLDVVPVTGQSWQTDPFVATERDGRIFGRGTSDMKGFAAAAIRAMANASRRRLAQPIKLALSYDEEAGCVGISQMVSSLEKTIGLPDLCVVGEPTGMQIVTGHKGKVSRRIEFRGSAGHSAGAPGHVNALHLACDLVSALRVMQEGIAAKGPRAEGYGVPYSTIHVGSLKGGGALNMIPETATLEFEIRHLAEEDIDGLLHRIDALAAQIAGKARDTRPEAAVQITEFNRYPGFDIAPGPETELLAALGAHLPAGKVDYGTDGGVIAAQGIPVLVCGPGDISRAHRADEYVTNAELSECDAFLERLTEKLETGLPVTRPTSPPA from the coding sequence ATGGAAACCGGAAAGATCCTCGAGCGGCTTATCGCGTTCCCGTCGGTCTTCACCTCCGAGGACTACACCGCGATAACCGACTATGCGATCTCGCTGCTCGCGCCTCTCGGCATCGCCTGTCATCGGATCGAGGCGCCCGGCGGAGGGCGGGCGGGTCTCTTCGCGGCCACAGGACCTGCGGGTCCCGGCGGCATCATGCTCTCGGCGCATCTCGACGTGGTGCCGGTGACCGGCCAGAGCTGGCAGACCGATCCCTTCGTCGCCACGGAACGCGACGGCAGGATCTTCGGTCGCGGTACTTCGGACATGAAGGGCTTCGCTGCCGCCGCTATCCGCGCAATGGCCAACGCATCGCGCCGTCGCCTTGCACAGCCAATCAAGCTTGCTCTCTCTTACGACGAAGAAGCTGGCTGCGTTGGAATCTCTCAGATGGTCAGTTCACTCGAAAAAACAATCGGCCTGCCAGATCTGTGTGTCGTAGGGGAGCCGACCGGAATGCAGATCGTGACTGGGCATAAGGGCAAGGTCTCTCGCCGGATCGAGTTCCGCGGGTCGGCCGGTCACTCCGCCGGCGCCCCCGGCCATGTCAACGCCCTGCATCTCGCCTGCGATCTGGTTTCCGCGCTCAGAGTGATGCAGGAAGGCATCGCCGCGAAAGGCCCTCGAGCCGAAGGCTACGGCGTGCCCTACTCGACCATTCATGTCGGCAGCCTCAAAGGTGGCGGCGCCCTCAATATGATCCCCGAAACCGCGACGCTCGAATTCGAGATCCGCCACCTCGCCGAGGAAGACATTGACGGCCTCCTTCATCGAATTGACGCCCTCGCCGCGCAGATCGCCGGAAAAGCACGCGACACGAGGCCCGAGGCTGCCGTGCAGATCACAGAATTCAATCGCTATCCCGGCTTCGACATCGCGCCCGGGCCGGAAACAGAACTTCTTGCAGCCCTCGGCGCGCATTTGCCAGCCGGCAAGGTGGATTATGGAACCGACGGCGGAGTAATCGCGGCACAAGGTATCCCGGTCCTGGTCTGCGGCCCGGGCGATATCTCTCGGGCCCACCGTGCGGACGAATACGTGACCAACGCGGAACTGTCCGAATGCGACGCCTTTCTGGAGCGTCTGACAGAAAAGCTGGAAACCGGCCTGCCGGTCACGCGGCCAACTTCGCCGCCCGCCTGA
- a CDS encoding type IV secretory system conjugative DNA transfer family protein, with amino-acid sequence MDKGKIALGVLSLVLVGLAMGYVVATGFVMFRYGLSPTRFDVTLLAREYRGLSQSAPKDFLWVNLILGGFGLASLMLSVTLLGDALTRFGTTHWQTRSEMKRNGFFAKPGGGFLLGKLGSPKSKRPFLVSKTFPHALIVAPTGRGKGVGFVIPNLLTYKGSAVVLDVKGENFRETSRFRASMGDKVFRFAPTDWDRPTHRYNPLARIAAMTNPDRQQMELKLTAKLFLQTDNEKLSGLLAGGIDLFVAAGLLAFERGVPTIGEIYRITASGGDKQKEYLKRSQEVKNKSAKLIFERMASTNNDTLTSYLSLLMTSGLDTWDNRAIDAATATSDFSFREIRRSPHAIYLVVESEMIHPLAPLIRLFFSDLIASLQAQEPADDEPWPVMIMLDEFDRLGKMPIIAESIKTLRSFGGNLAIVTQTIPALDEIYGENTRRSLQGGAGVKLYLTPSEQKTIEELSQAVGKTTKRVVTRSRAVGRNPFEGRSVSERTEDTPLLTEDEARRMDLDEVILVIDAQMPIRARRVKYFEDPALNVLHAGQSGSFPYPDEDRLRRDRQMSETRETVEKLKLELQEVRALNVAPDADPNAAKPSKTDPFSSTKARGRAARAAASGGVQDQLSLDIEGLGITSTDRTALASAVQTTRAIIAEHG; translated from the coding sequence ATGGATAAAGGCAAGATTGCCTTAGGAGTGTTGAGCCTCGTGCTGGTCGGTCTCGCCATGGGCTATGTCGTGGCGACCGGCTTTGTCATGTTCCGCTATGGGCTTTCTCCCACGCGTTTCGACGTCACCCTGCTTGCCCGCGAATATCGGGGTCTGTCTCAGTCTGCGCCGAAGGACTTCCTCTGGGTGAACCTCATCCTTGGCGGCTTCGGCCTGGCATCGCTGATGCTGAGCGTCACGCTTCTGGGGGATGCATTGACCCGCTTCGGGACGACGCATTGGCAGACCCGCAGCGAGATGAAGAGGAACGGTTTCTTTGCCAAGCCCGGTGGCGGCTTCCTTCTGGGCAAGCTTGGCTCCCCGAAGTCCAAGCGCCCGTTCCTTGTCTCAAAAACCTTCCCCCACGCACTGATCGTGGCGCCCACGGGCCGCGGCAAGGGCGTGGGATTTGTGATCCCGAATCTGCTCACCTACAAAGGCTCTGCCGTGGTACTCGACGTGAAAGGCGAGAACTTCCGCGAGACCTCGCGCTTCCGCGCCAGCATGGGGGACAAGGTCTTCCGCTTCGCACCGACCGACTGGGATCGACCGACCCACCGTTACAACCCGCTGGCGCGCATCGCGGCCATGACCAACCCTGACCGGCAGCAGATGGAGCTAAAACTCACCGCCAAGCTCTTCCTGCAAACCGACAACGAAAAGCTGAGCGGGCTTTTGGCCGGGGGCATCGACCTTTTTGTGGCAGCGGGCCTTCTCGCCTTCGAGCGCGGCGTGCCGACCATCGGCGAGATCTATCGCATCACAGCCTCGGGGGGCGACAAGCAGAAGGAATACTTGAAGCGTTCGCAGGAGGTGAAGAACAAGTCGGCCAAACTGATCTTCGAGCGTATGGCATCGACCAACAATGACACCCTCACTTCCTACCTCTCCCTCCTGATGACATCGGGCCTCGACACCTGGGACAACCGCGCGATCGACGCCGCCACCGCGACCTCTGACTTCTCATTCCGGGAAATCCGCCGCAGCCCACATGCGATCTATCTTGTGGTCGAGTCAGAGATGATCCACCCGTTGGCTCCGCTGATCCGTCTCTTTTTCTCAGACCTGATCGCCTCGCTGCAGGCACAGGAGCCCGCGGACGATGAACCCTGGCCCGTGATGATCATGCTCGACGAGTTCGACCGGCTGGGGAAAATGCCGATCATCGCCGAAAGCATCAAGACGCTGCGCTCCTTCGGCGGAAACCTCGCCATCGTCACCCAGACCATCCCTGCGCTGGACGAAATCTATGGCGAGAATACCCGCAGGTCGCTTCAAGGCGGCGCGGGTGTGAAGCTCTACCTCACCCCGTCAGAGCAGAAGACGATCGAGGAGTTGAGCCAGGCCGTCGGCAAGACCACCAAGCGTGTGGTAACCCGCTCCCGCGCTGTTGGCCGCAATCCGTTCGAAGGGCGCAGCGTCTCAGAGCGAACCGAGGATACCCCGCTCCTGACAGAGGATGAGGCCCGACGCATGGATCTCGATGAGGTCATCCTTGTGATCGACGCGCAGATGCCTATCCGCGCGAGAAGGGTGAAGTATTTCGAGGACCCTGCCCTGAATGTGCTGCACGCGGGTCAATCGGGGAGCTTCCCGTATCCGGACGAGGATAGACTGCGGCGGGATCGGCAAATGTCCGAAACCCGCGAGACTGTAGAAAAGCTGAAGCTGGAGCTACAGGAGGTGCGGGCGTTGAATGTCGCGCCGGACGCGGACCCAAACGCGGCGAAGCCATCGAAGACTGATCCTTTTAGTTCAACGAAGGCCCGCGGCCGCGCGGCTCGTGCTGCTGCGAGCGGCGGTGTCCAGGATCAGCTGTCGCTTGATATCGAGGGATTGGGTATCACGAGCACAGACCGGACGGCGCTTGCTTCGGCAGTTCAGACGACGAGGGCGATAATTGCCGAGCACGGGTGA